In Mycobacterium gallinarum, a single window of DNA contains:
- a CDS encoding 8-amino-7-oxononanoate synthase: MTRTGLSPLAWLDEVEQQRRAAGLRRSLRTRPPVGAELDLASNDYLGLSQHPDVIEGGVAALRTWGAGSTGSRLVTGNTEIHEGFEQALADFTGAESALVFSSGYTANLGAVVSLSGAGSLLVSDALTHASLVDACRLSRARVVVTPHRDVAAVEAALAGRDEERAVVVTDAVFSADGVVAPLRALHDVCRRHDALLLVDEAHALGVRGTGGRGLVHEIGLAGAPDVVMTTTMSKALGSQGGVVLGPAAVRDHLIDAARPFIFDTGLAPAAVGAAWAALDVLIAEPWRAQAVLDHAAALAAVSDVAERPESAVVSVILGEPDVALAAAVACLDRGVRVGCFRPPTVAPGTSRLRLTARASLSADEMALAREVLTDVLSTRP; this comes from the coding sequence GTGACCCGCACCGGTCTATCGCCGCTGGCGTGGCTCGACGAGGTCGAGCAGCAGCGTCGCGCCGCCGGCCTCCGGCGGTCCCTGCGCACCCGCCCGCCCGTTGGCGCCGAACTGGACCTGGCCTCCAACGACTACCTTGGCCTGTCGCAACATCCCGATGTCATCGAAGGCGGGGTAGCCGCGCTGCGCACGTGGGGTGCCGGGTCAACGGGATCACGCCTCGTCACCGGCAACACCGAGATTCACGAAGGCTTCGAGCAGGCACTCGCCGACTTCACCGGAGCCGAATCGGCGCTGGTGTTCTCGTCGGGCTACACCGCGAATCTGGGCGCTGTGGTGTCACTGTCCGGCGCCGGGTCGCTCCTGGTCTCGGACGCCCTGACGCATGCGTCCCTGGTCGACGCGTGCCGGCTGTCGCGCGCCCGGGTCGTGGTGACCCCGCATCGTGACGTCGCGGCCGTCGAGGCGGCACTGGCCGGCCGCGACGAGGAGCGCGCGGTCGTGGTGACCGATGCGGTGTTCTCCGCGGACGGGGTGGTCGCCCCGTTGCGGGCGCTGCACGACGTGTGCCGCCGGCACGACGCACTGCTGCTCGTCGACGAGGCCCACGCGCTGGGGGTGCGGGGGACCGGGGGTCGCGGTCTGGTGCACGAGATCGGTTTGGCCGGCGCGCCGGACGTGGTGATGACCACGACGATGTCCAAGGCGCTGGGAAGTCAGGGCGGTGTGGTGCTGGGACCCGCCGCGGTGCGCGACCACCTGATCGATGCCGCGCGGCCGTTCATTTTCGACACCGGTTTGGCCCCCGCGGCGGTGGGAGCGGCGTGGGCGGCGCTGGACGTCCTGATCGCAGAGCCCTGGCGCGCGCAGGCGGTCCTGGATCACGCGGCGGCACTCGCCGCGGTGAGCGATGTCGCCGAACGGCCTGAGTCAGCGGTGGTGTCGGTGATCCTCGGTGAGCCCGATGTGGCGCTGGCCGCCGCCGTCGCGTGCCTGGACCGCGGTGTCCGGGTGGGCTGCTTCCGGCCCCCCACCGTCGCACCGGGCACCTCGCGGCTGCGGCTGACGGCCCGCGCGTCGCTCTCCGCTGACGAGATGGCTCTGGCGCGTGAGGTTCTCACCGACGTTCTCTCTACGCGCCCGTGA
- the bioD gene encoding dethiobiotin synthase, which translates to MSTLVVTGTDTGVGKTIATAAVACCARLAGIDVAVCKPVQTGSPADDDLADIARLSGASDLRGTWRYPEPLAPVAAAQRAGLRLPTRSELVGSVREAGDGPAKLVLVEGAGGLLVELGEDGVTLRDVAMDLAAQVLIVVAAGLGTLNHTALTLEALASQGIPCAGLVIGTWPSEPGPAEESNREALSRLAPLRAVLPAGLGGASPTEFEAVCSSAFDPDWIASL; encoded by the coding sequence GTGAGCACGCTCGTCGTCACCGGGACCGATACCGGCGTCGGCAAGACGATCGCAACGGCCGCCGTGGCGTGTTGCGCGCGGCTGGCGGGCATCGATGTCGCGGTGTGCAAACCCGTGCAGACCGGCAGCCCGGCCGACGACGACCTCGCCGACATCGCGCGGCTTTCCGGCGCGAGTGACTTGCGCGGTACCTGGCGATACCCGGAGCCGCTCGCCCCGGTCGCGGCCGCGCAGCGAGCGGGCCTGCGGTTGCCGACGCGCTCCGAACTGGTCGGGTCGGTGCGCGAGGCCGGCGATGGGCCAGCAAAGCTGGTGCTGGTGGAGGGCGCCGGCGGTCTGCTCGTCGAACTCGGCGAAGACGGTGTGACGCTGCGCGACGTCGCGATGGACTTGGCCGCACAGGTGCTGATCGTGGTCGCTGCGGGTCTTGGCACGTTGAACCACACCGCGCTGACGTTGGAAGCGCTTGCTTCCCAAGGGATTCCGTGCGCCGGACTGGTGATCGGCACCTGGCCGTCTGAACCGGGTCCAGCCGAGGAGAGCAATCGCGAGGCGTTGAGCAGGCTGGCGCCGCTGCGCGCGGTACTGCCTGCGGGCCTCGGTGGCGCGAGTCCCACCGAGTTCGAGGCGGTGTGCTCGTCGGCGTTCGATCCCGACTGGATTGCGAGTCTTTAG
- a CDS encoding acyltransferase family protein, whose amino-acid sequence MMTLAPARPAPVADPGPPSREATATRPARAPESYRHDLDGLRGVAILLVAVFHVWFGRVSGGVDVFLALSGFFFGGRLLRTAMTPGASLWPMPEVTRLVRRLLPALVVVLAAAAVLTILIQPETRWETFADQSLASLGYYQNWELANTASDYLRAGEAVSPLQHIWSMSVQGQFYIAFLALIFGCALLFRRIFGRHMRIAFIVLLSALTIASFVYAIFAHNADQATAYYNSFARAWELLLGALVGALVTNLRWPMWLRTTAAVIALAAILACGALIDGVHEFPGPWALVPVGATMLFILSAANRVADPHTDGRMPAPNRLLATAPFVALGAMAYSLYLWHWPLLIFYLSYLGHTRVNFVEGAVILVVSGVLAWLTTKYIENPLRYRAPAVSAPTVPLRARLRRPTMALGSVVVLLAVALTATSFTWREHVTIERSTGKELTGLSSRDYPGARALINKAKVPKLPMRPTVLEARNDLPRTTEDGCISDFDNVGVITCNYGDDSATRTIALAGGSHAEHWITALDLLGRMHNFKVVTYLKMGCPLTTEEVPLVMGDNRPYPKCHEWNERVMDKIIADRPDYVFTTATRPWNIKPGDVMPATYLGIWQTLSDNNIPILGMRDTPWLVRNGQPYFPADCLADGGNAISCGVKRSDVLSPHNPTLDFVARFPLLKPLDMSDAVCRKDICRAVEGNVLLYHDAHHISTTYMRTMTTELGRQIAAATGWWVD is encoded by the coding sequence ATGATGACCCTCGCCCCTGCCCGGCCGGCGCCCGTCGCCGACCCGGGACCACCGTCACGCGAAGCCACCGCGACGAGGCCCGCGCGCGCACCGGAAAGCTACCGGCACGACCTCGACGGACTGCGCGGCGTCGCGATCCTGCTCGTCGCGGTGTTCCACGTGTGGTTCGGCCGCGTCTCCGGTGGTGTCGACGTCTTCCTCGCGCTGTCGGGCTTCTTCTTCGGTGGACGGCTGCTGCGCACCGCCATGACGCCCGGCGCATCGCTGTGGCCGATGCCCGAAGTCACCCGACTGGTTCGCAGGCTGCTGCCCGCACTCGTGGTCGTGCTTGCTGCCGCCGCGGTGCTCACAATCCTCATCCAGCCCGAAACCCGTTGGGAGACATTCGCAGACCAGAGTCTGGCAAGCCTGGGTTACTACCAGAATTGGGAATTGGCCAACACCGCATCGGATTACCTCCGTGCCGGCGAAGCCGTCAGTCCGTTGCAGCACATCTGGTCGATGTCGGTGCAAGGCCAGTTCTACATTGCCTTCCTCGCCCTGATCTTCGGCTGCGCCTTACTGTTTCGCCGCATCTTCGGCCGCCATATGCGGATCGCATTCATCGTGTTGCTCAGCGCGTTGACAATCGCGTCGTTCGTGTACGCGATCTTCGCCCACAACGCCGATCAGGCCACCGCGTACTACAACAGCTTCGCCCGTGCGTGGGAACTGCTGCTCGGCGCATTGGTCGGTGCACTGGTGACGAACCTCCGCTGGCCGATGTGGCTGCGCACGACGGCTGCGGTGATCGCGCTGGCCGCGATCCTCGCGTGCGGCGCCCTGATCGACGGTGTGCACGAGTTCCCCGGTCCGTGGGCGCTGGTGCCGGTCGGCGCGACCATGCTGTTCATCCTGTCCGCGGCGAACCGGGTGGCCGACCCGCACACCGACGGTCGCATGCCCGCCCCCAACCGCCTGCTGGCCACCGCGCCGTTCGTCGCGCTGGGTGCGATGGCGTACTCGCTCTACCTGTGGCACTGGCCGCTGCTGATCTTCTACCTGTCCTACCTCGGACATACGCGCGTCAACTTCGTCGAGGGCGCGGTCATCCTGGTGGTGTCGGGTGTGCTGGCGTGGCTGACGACGAAGTACATCGAGAACCCGCTGCGCTATCGCGCGCCGGCCGTGTCAGCTCCAACGGTCCCGCTGCGCGCCCGCCTGCGCAGGCCGACGATGGCGCTCGGCTCGGTGGTCGTCCTGTTGGCGGTGGCGTTGACCGCGACGTCGTTCACCTGGCGCGAGCACGTCACCATCGAACGCTCGACAGGCAAAGAGCTGACCGGACTTTCGTCGCGCGACTATCCCGGTGCCCGCGCACTCATCAACAAGGCCAAGGTGCCGAAGCTGCCGATGCGCCCGACGGTGCTCGAGGCCAGAAACGACCTCCCCCGCACCACCGAGGACGGCTGCATCAGCGACTTTGACAACGTCGGCGTCATCACCTGCAACTACGGCGATGATTCCGCGACCCGCACGATCGCACTTGCGGGCGGTTCCCACGCCGAACACTGGATCACCGCCCTGGACCTGCTCGGTCGGATGCACAACTTCAAGGTCGTCACCTACCTGAAGATGGGCTGCCCGCTGACCACGGAGGAGGTCCCGCTGGTCATGGGAGACAACCGTCCGTACCCCAAGTGTCACGAATGGAACGAGCGGGTGATGGACAAGATCATCGCCGACCGCCCGGACTACGTGTTCACCACCGCGACGCGACCGTGGAACATCAAGCCGGGTGACGTGATGCCTGCCACATACCTCGGAATCTGGCAGACGCTGTCCGACAACAACATTCCAATTCTGGGGATGCGCGACACCCCCTGGCTGGTACGTAACGGCCAGCCGTACTTCCCCGCCGACTGCCTGGCCGACGGCGGAAACGCCATCTCCTGCGGCGTCAAGCGGTCCGACGTCCTGTCGCCCCACAACCCCACCCTCGACTTCGTCGCGCGGTTCCCATTGCTCAAGCCGCTGGACATGAGCGACGCGGTGTGCCGTAAGGACATCTGTCGCGCAGTCGAGGGAAATGTGTTGCTGTATCACGATGCCCACCACATCTCGACGACCTACATGCGCACGATGACCACCGAACTCGGACGCCAGATCGCGGCCGCCACCGGTTGGTGGGTCGACTGA
- a CDS encoding MmcQ/YjbR family DNA-binding protein — protein MITVDDVRRIASALPRSYEAVVRDEIRFRAGRLVYAAFSRDETVMGVAFPKEERAAMVAAEPDKFMLPRKSEMRYNWILVRLDAIELDELRELVIDGWRMCVPKSVGAEVS, from the coding sequence GTGATTACCGTCGACGACGTGCGGCGCATCGCCTCGGCCCTGCCGCGGTCATACGAAGCCGTCGTCCGCGACGAGATCCGGTTCCGCGCGGGACGACTCGTGTACGCCGCGTTCTCACGCGACGAGACGGTGATGGGCGTCGCGTTTCCCAAGGAGGAGCGCGCGGCGATGGTCGCCGCCGAACCCGACAAGTTCATGCTGCCGCGCAAATCGGAGATGCGATACAACTGGATTCTGGTGCGGCTCGACGCGATCGAACTCGACGAGTTGCGCGAGCTCGTGATCGACGGCTGGCGAATGTGCGTGCCGAAAAGCGTTGGGGCAGAAGTATCCTAG
- the bioB gene encoding biotin synthase BioB encodes MSDILAKARDQVLERGEGLDQDQTLQVLRLPDENLDELLELAHEVRMKWCGPDVEVEGIISLKTGGCPEDCHFCSQSGLFASPVRSAWLDIPSLVEAAKQTAKTGATEFCIVAAVRGPDERLLAQVAAGIEAIRNEVDIQIACSLGMLTQEQVERLSEMGVHRYNHNLETARSFFTNVVTTHSWEERWDTLQMVREAGMEVCCGGILGMGETLEQRAEFAANLAELDPHEVPLNFLNPRPGTPFGDLDVLPASEALKAVAAFRLALPRTMLRFAGGREITLGDLGAKQGILGGINAVIVGNYLTTLGRPAESDLQLLDDLQMPIKALNATL; translated from the coding sequence GTGAGCGACATTCTGGCGAAGGCACGCGACCAGGTACTGGAGCGCGGCGAAGGCCTCGACCAGGATCAGACGCTGCAGGTGCTGCGCCTGCCCGATGAGAACCTCGACGAATTGCTCGAGCTCGCGCACGAGGTCCGGATGAAGTGGTGCGGACCCGACGTCGAGGTCGAGGGCATCATCAGCCTCAAGACCGGCGGCTGCCCCGAGGACTGCCACTTCTGTTCGCAGTCGGGTCTTTTCGCATCACCGGTGCGCAGTGCCTGGCTGGACATCCCCAGCCTGGTGGAGGCCGCCAAGCAGACCGCGAAGACCGGGGCCACCGAATTCTGCATCGTCGCCGCCGTGCGCGGCCCCGACGAGCGGCTGCTGGCCCAGGTTGCCGCAGGTATCGAGGCGATTCGCAACGAGGTCGACATCCAGATTGCCTGCTCGCTGGGCATGCTCACGCAGGAGCAGGTCGAGCGCCTTTCCGAGATGGGCGTGCACCGCTACAACCACAATCTGGAGACCGCGCGGTCGTTCTTCACCAACGTCGTGACTACCCACAGCTGGGAAGAGCGCTGGGACACCCTGCAGATGGTCCGCGAGGCCGGCATGGAGGTCTGCTGCGGCGGCATCCTCGGCATGGGCGAAACGCTGGAACAGCGTGCGGAGTTCGCCGCCAACCTCGCCGAACTCGATCCGCACGAGGTGCCGCTGAACTTCCTCAATCCGAGGCCGGGTACGCCGTTCGGTGACCTCGACGTGTTACCGGCATCGGAGGCCCTCAAGGCCGTCGCGGCCTTCCGGCTCGCGCTGCCGCGCACGATGCTCCGATTCGCCGGGGGCCGAGAAATCACGCTGGGCGACCTCGGCGCAAAGCAGGGCATCCTCGGCGGCATCAATGCCGTCATCGTCGGCAACTACCTCACGACGCTGGGCCGACCGGCCGAATCAGACCTGCAGTTGCTCGACGATCTGCAGATGCCCATCAAGGCCCTCAACGCCACCCTGTAG
- a CDS encoding adenosylmethionine--8-amino-7-oxononanoate transaminase, whose amino-acid sequence MAALTPAEISAIDAAHVWHPYSTIGAEALAPLVAVGARGAWLTLHRDGQEVRVLDAMASWWTAIHGHGHPSLDAAITSQLATMNHVMFGGLTHEPAARLAQLLVQLTPDGLDAVFFSDSGSVSVEVAVKMALQYWRSTGRWDKHRLMTWRGGYHGDTFTPMSVCDPDGGMHTLWSDVLAPQVFAPPVPAGYDAAYIADFEKLLAEHAHELAAVIVEPVVQGAGGMRFHDPRYLADLREICTRHGVLLIFDEIATGFGRTGELFAADHAAVSPDIMCVGKALTGGYLTLAATLCTNDIAHTISASAAGALMHGPTFMANALACAVSVASVELLLAGDWRASVRAIESGLRDGLSPAESMPGVADVRVLGAIGVIEMEQAVDLRIATPAALDHGVWLRPFRNLVYVMPPYICTPEEIAQITSAMVGVARALT is encoded by the coding sequence GTGGCAGCACTGACGCCCGCCGAGATCAGCGCCATCGACGCCGCCCACGTCTGGCATCCGTACAGCACGATCGGCGCAGAGGCACTGGCCCCGCTGGTGGCGGTGGGTGCCCGCGGGGCCTGGCTGACCCTGCACCGCGACGGGCAGGAGGTGCGAGTCCTCGACGCGATGGCGTCCTGGTGGACCGCGATCCACGGTCACGGGCATCCGTCGCTGGACGCGGCGATCACCAGCCAGCTGGCGACCATGAATCACGTCATGTTCGGCGGTCTGACCCACGAACCCGCGGCACGGCTCGCGCAGCTGCTGGTGCAGCTCACACCCGACGGGCTGGACGCCGTGTTCTTCAGCGACTCCGGGTCCGTCTCGGTGGAGGTCGCCGTCAAAATGGCGCTGCAGTACTGGCGCAGCACCGGACGCTGGGACAAACACCGGCTGATGACGTGGCGCGGCGGCTATCACGGCGACACGTTCACCCCGATGAGCGTGTGCGATCCCGATGGCGGCATGCACACCCTATGGAGTGACGTGCTCGCCCCACAGGTGTTCGCGCCGCCGGTACCCGCCGGGTACGACGCCGCCTACATCGCGGACTTCGAAAAGCTACTGGCCGAGCACGCGCACGAGCTCGCCGCGGTGATCGTGGAACCGGTGGTACAGGGCGCCGGCGGAATGCGGTTTCACGATCCGCGCTATCTGGCCGACCTGCGCGAGATCTGCACCCGCCATGGGGTGCTGCTGATCTTCGACGAGATCGCCACCGGGTTCGGGCGCACCGGTGAGCTTTTCGCCGCCGACCACGCCGCGGTGAGCCCCGACATCATGTGCGTGGGTAAAGCGCTCACGGGCGGCTATCTGACGCTGGCCGCGACGCTGTGCACGAATGACATCGCGCACACCATCAGCGCCAGTGCCGCAGGCGCGTTGATGCACGGCCCGACGTTCATGGCCAACGCGCTGGCGTGCGCGGTGTCGGTGGCCTCGGTCGAGCTGTTGCTCGCCGGGGACTGGCGTGCGTCGGTGCGCGCTATCGAATCCGGCCTGCGCGACGGCCTGTCGCCCGCCGAGTCGATGCCGGGAGTGGCCGACGTGCGGGTGCTGGGCGCCATCGGCGTCATCGAGATGGAACAAGCCGTCGACCTGCGGATCGCGACACCGGCTGCGCTGGACCACGGGGTGTGGCTGCGGCCGTTCCGCAACCTCGTCTACGTGATGCCGCCCTACATCTGTACGCCCGAGGAGATTGCACAGATCACCTCGGCGATGGTTGGCGTCGCCCGTGCACTAACCTGA
- the glgX gene encoding glycogen debranching protein GlgX, whose protein sequence is MTSGAPASVPTVWPGTTYPLGATYDGAGTNFSLFSEIADRVELCLIGKDGSEERINLDEVDGYVWHCYLPTVTPGQRYGFRVYGPWEPSAGHRCDPSKLLLDPYGKSFYGDFDFSQALFSYDLTADDPASGGTPPMVDSLGHTMTSVVINPYFDWASDRAPRTPYHQTVIYEAHVKGMTQTHPGIPEEMRGTYAGLAHPVIIDHLKSLNVTAIELMPVHQFMHDHRLLDLGLRNYWGYNTFGFLAPHYQYAANKHAGAAVAEFKAMVRTFHEAGIEVILDVVYNHTAEGNHLGPTINFRGIDNAAYYRLMDDDKRLYRDFTGTGNSLNPRHPHTLQLIMDSLRYWVLEMHVDGFRFDLASALAREFFEVDRLSAFFDIIQQDPVISQVKLIAEPWDVGEGGYQVGNFPGLWTEWNGKYRDTVRDYWRGEPATLGEFASRLTGSSDLYEATGRRPGASINFVTCHDGFPLADLVSYNEKHNEANGEDNRDGESHNRSWNCGVEGPTDDPEILALRGKQMRNIMGTLMLSQGTPMISHGDEIGRTQRGNNNAYCQDSEISWMDWSHCDKNADLLTFTRKVSKLRKRHPVFRRRRFFEGTPIRSGDQVRDIAWLTPAGSEMTPEDWGSGLDKCVAVFLNGEAITAPNERGERVVDDSFLLCFNAHSKPVEFVAPDLGYAAEWTADIDTADPKGDTDLVVAAGERLTLASRSLLVLRKTA, encoded by the coding sequence ATGACATCCGGCGCTCCGGCCTCGGTACCGACCGTCTGGCCGGGTACCACGTACCCCCTCGGCGCCACCTACGACGGTGCGGGGACGAACTTCTCGCTGTTCTCGGAGATCGCCGACCGGGTCGAGTTGTGCCTGATCGGCAAGGACGGCAGTGAGGAGCGCATCAACCTCGACGAAGTCGACGGCTACGTATGGCACTGCTACCTGCCCACCGTGACGCCCGGGCAGCGTTACGGGTTCCGGGTGTACGGACCATGGGAGCCGTCCGCGGGACATCGCTGTGACCCGAGCAAGCTGCTACTCGATCCGTACGGAAAGTCGTTCTACGGTGACTTCGATTTCAGCCAGGCGCTGTTCTCCTATGACTTGACCGCCGACGACCCCGCGAGCGGCGGGACGCCGCCGATGGTCGACTCGCTGGGACACACCATGACCAGTGTCGTGATCAACCCCTACTTCGACTGGGCATCCGACCGCGCGCCGCGAACGCCGTACCACCAGACGGTCATCTACGAGGCGCACGTCAAGGGCATGACGCAAACCCATCCGGGCATCCCCGAGGAGATGCGCGGGACGTACGCGGGACTCGCGCATCCGGTGATCATCGACCACCTCAAGTCGCTCAACGTCACGGCGATCGAACTCATGCCGGTACACCAGTTCATGCACGACCATCGTCTGCTCGACCTCGGATTACGAAATTACTGGGGCTACAACACATTCGGCTTCCTCGCGCCGCACTACCAGTACGCGGCGAACAAGCACGCCGGTGCAGCCGTCGCGGAGTTCAAGGCGATGGTGCGGACCTTCCACGAGGCCGGCATCGAGGTCATCCTCGACGTCGTCTACAACCACACCGCCGAAGGCAACCACCTCGGGCCAACGATCAACTTCCGAGGCATCGACAACGCCGCGTACTACCGGCTGATGGACGACGACAAGCGGCTGTACCGCGACTTCACGGGCACCGGTAACAGCCTCAACCCGCGGCATCCGCACACCCTGCAGTTGATCATGGACTCACTGCGGTACTGGGTGCTGGAGATGCACGTCGACGGATTCCGGTTCGACCTGGCATCCGCGCTGGCCCGGGAGTTTTTCGAAGTCGACAGGCTGAGCGCGTTCTTCGACATCATCCAGCAGGACCCGGTGATCAGTCAGGTCAAGCTGATCGCCGAACCGTGGGATGTCGGCGAGGGCGGCTATCAAGTCGGCAATTTTCCTGGTTTGTGGACCGAGTGGAATGGGAAGTATCGCGACACTGTGCGCGATTACTGGCGGGGCGAGCCCGCAACCCTCGGCGAATTCGCTTCGCGGCTGACCGGGTCGTCGGACCTCTATGAGGCGACCGGTCGGCGTCCCGGCGCGAGCATCAACTTCGTCACCTGCCACGACGGTTTCCCGCTCGCGGACCTGGTGTCCTATAACGAGAAACACAACGAGGCCAACGGCGAGGACAACCGCGACGGCGAAAGCCACAACAGGTCGTGGAACTGCGGTGTCGAGGGCCCCACCGACGATCCCGAGATCCTCGCGCTGCGGGGTAAGCAGATGCGCAACATCATGGGCACGTTGATGCTGTCGCAGGGCACCCCGATGATCTCCCACGGCGACGAGATCGGACGTACACAGCGAGGCAACAACAACGCCTACTGTCAGGACTCGGAGATCTCGTGGATGGACTGGTCGCACTGCGACAAGAACGCCGACCTGCTCACCTTCACCCGCAAGGTGAGCAAGCTGCGCAAGCGGCACCCGGTGTTTCGGCGGCGACGCTTCTTCGAGGGCACGCCGATCCGCAGTGGCGACCAGGTTCGCGACATCGCGTGGCTGACTCCGGCGGGCAGCGAGATGACACCTGAAGACTGGGGTTCGGGCCTGGACAAGTGCGTGGCCGTGTTCCTCAACGGTGAAGCGATCACGGCGCCCAACGAACGCGGCGAACGCGTGGTCGACGACTCGTTCCTGCTCTGCTTCAACGCACACAGCAAGCCGGTGGAGTTCGTCGCGCCCGATCTCGGCTATGCCGCCGAGTGGACCGCGGACATCGACACCGCCGACCCCAAGGGCGACACCGACCTCGTCGTTGCCGCCGGCGAGCGACTGACGCTCGCGTCGCGGTCGCTGCTGGTGCTGCGTAAGACCGCGTAG
- a CDS encoding 2'-5' RNA ligase family protein: MVHSVEMLFDPDTEAAIRSCWDDLTEAGVRSQAAHTAPSNRPHVTLVVAESMDESVHDALRPLLRRLPLRCTVGAPMLFGRRDFTLVRLIVPSAELLSLHSEVLDACLPHMPNGPLPHSDPGQWTPHVTLARRVPAEQLQAALTVTGLGRDLSATIVRIRHWDGNAKREYAL; the protein is encoded by the coding sequence ATGGTGCATTCCGTCGAGATGCTGTTCGACCCGGACACCGAGGCGGCGATCCGGAGTTGCTGGGACGACCTCACCGAGGCGGGCGTGCGCAGTCAGGCCGCGCACACCGCGCCCAGCAACAGGCCGCACGTCACCCTGGTGGTAGCGGAAAGCATGGACGAATCGGTGCATGACGCGTTGCGGCCGCTGTTGCGGCGGCTACCGCTTCGGTGCACCGTCGGCGCGCCCATGCTGTTCGGTCGACGTGATTTCACGCTGGTGCGACTGATCGTTCCGTCAGCCGAGCTGCTGTCCCTGCACTCCGAGGTGCTCGATGCCTGTCTGCCGCACATGCCGAATGGTCCGCTTCCGCACTCTGACCCCGGCCAGTGGACGCCGCACGTGACGTTGGCGCGCCGGGTGCCGGCCGAGCAGCTGCAAGCGGCGCTGACGGTGACGGGTTTAGGACGCGACCTGTCCGCGACAATTGTTCGCATCAGGCATTGGGACGGCAACGCCAAGCGCGAGTATGCACTCTAG
- a CDS encoding TetR family transcriptional regulator, whose protein sequence is MQLHKRDVVEAAAKLLDDYGIADLTMRRLARELGVSPGALYWHFANKQELLGAIADRILDGVPTARGAVEVCNRLRDALLSHTDGAELVSASFAAGQSSAMKQILAVLAQAVSEAGVDSAHAELAARTVVYYVLGFTVDEQSRLQWDAAGAELPAWQSVLADDASARFAFGLRLFVDGIKVSQAVYE, encoded by the coding sequence GTGCAGCTCCACAAACGCGACGTGGTCGAGGCGGCGGCGAAACTGCTGGACGACTACGGCATCGCCGACCTCACGATGCGACGGCTCGCACGTGAGCTCGGCGTGTCCCCCGGCGCCCTGTACTGGCATTTCGCTAACAAGCAGGAGCTCCTCGGCGCCATTGCCGACCGCATTCTGGACGGTGTACCGACCGCGCGCGGCGCCGTCGAGGTCTGCAACCGGCTTCGCGACGCGCTGCTGTCGCACACCGATGGCGCCGAGCTGGTGTCGGCCAGCTTCGCGGCCGGTCAGTCGTCGGCGATGAAGCAGATTCTGGCGGTCCTGGCCCAGGCGGTGTCGGAGGCGGGAGTGGACTCCGCACACGCCGAGCTGGCCGCCCGCACGGTCGTCTATTACGTGCTCGGCTTCACGGTGGACGAGCAGTCCCGGTTGCAATGGGACGCCGCGGGAGCCGAGCTGCCCGCGTGGCAGTCGGTGTTGGCCGACGACGCCAGCGCACGGTTCGCATTCGGACTGCGTCTGTTCGTCGACGGCATCAAGGTCTCGCAGGCCGTCTACGAGTAG
- a CDS encoding DUF2567 domain-containing protein has product MNKLAPPRISRNRAAITVAAGLALTGALIGALWAWLAPPIHGVVALTKSGDRVRAHLGNEADHFFVAAFLVVGMLCVMAVVAAVLVWQWRAHRGPLMVAALGLGSAAAAGVASGVGAALVHWRYGTIDVAGAPISPEHRVHYVIEAPPVFFGHSPLLIALTILFPAAIAALVYALIAVSIPRDDLGAWPPVESEVDDAIAKAGTVPPSDP; this is encoded by the coding sequence ATGAATAAGCTTGCCCCGCCCCGTATTTCGCGTAATCGCGCAGCGATCACCGTCGCCGCCGGCTTGGCGCTGACCGGCGCGCTGATCGGCGCGCTGTGGGCGTGGTTGGCCCCGCCCATTCACGGCGTGGTGGCGTTGACGAAGAGCGGCGACCGGGTCAGGGCGCACCTCGGTAACGAGGCCGACCACTTCTTCGTCGCTGCCTTCCTGGTGGTCGGCATGCTGTGTGTGATGGCGGTCGTGGCGGCCGTCCTGGTGTGGCAATGGCGTGCACACCGCGGCCCGTTGATGGTCGCGGCACTCGGTCTCGGATCCGCGGCCGCTGCCGGAGTGGCATCGGGAGTCGGTGCGGCACTGGTGCATTGGCGGTACGGGACCATCGATGTTGCCGGCGCGCCGATTTCACCCGAGCATCGCGTGCACTACGTGATCGAGGCGCCCCCGGTGTTCTTCGGGCACTCACCTTTGCTGATCGCCCTGACCATCCTGTTCCCCGCGGCGATAGCGGCGCTGGTCTACGCGCTCATCGCGGTGTCGATCCCGCGCGACGATCTCGGCGCCTGGCCGCCCGTCGAGTCCGAGGTCGACGATGCGATCGCTAAAGCGGGGACCGTTCCACCGTCCGACCCGTGA